From Flavobacterium alkalisoli, the proteins below share one genomic window:
- a CDS encoding PA0069 family radical SAM protein, with protein sequence MKQEIKGQGAVTNVHNHFEKNRYEKSIYDDDLEEELVKTQVQTIFPKTIVNKVKSPDLAMAYSMNPYQGCEHGCAYCYARPTHEYWGYSAGVDFERMILAKKNAPELLEQFFKKKGYKPEPIMLSGNTDCYQPVERKLKITRGLLQVCLDYRHPVSILTKNALVTRDIDILAQLAEKNLVTVSFSIPTINEELRRKLEPRTSSAKTKLQALDTISKEGIPTHVMIAPMIPGLNTMEILPITEAIAEKGALGFGYTLVRLNDTVEPVFIDWLEEHYPDRKEKVLNQIASLHGGKLGEKSVAKRKVGEGNMAEMIHNTFKIARQKYFKGKKIQPLATHLFDGTKGEQLRLF encoded by the coding sequence ATGAAACAGGAAATAAAAGGGCAGGGAGCGGTAACTAATGTCCATAATCACTTTGAAAAGAACCGTTATGAAAAGTCAATTTATGATGATGACTTGGAAGAGGAGTTGGTTAAAACACAGGTACAGACTATTTTTCCTAAAACAATAGTAAACAAGGTAAAAAGCCCGGATCTGGCCATGGCTTACTCCATGAATCCGTATCAGGGTTGCGAACATGGCTGTGCTTACTGCTATGCCAGGCCAACACACGAATATTGGGGTTATAGTGCAGGAGTTGATTTTGAAAGAATGATTCTCGCCAAGAAAAATGCACCTGAACTATTAGAACAGTTCTTTAAAAAGAAAGGTTACAAACCAGAGCCAATTATGTTATCAGGGAATACCGATTGCTATCAACCAGTAGAACGAAAACTTAAAATAACCAGAGGATTGCTGCAGGTGTGTTTGGATTACAGGCATCCGGTAAGCATACTTACCAAAAATGCATTGGTAACCCGTGACATAGACATACTTGCCCAACTGGCAGAAAAGAATCTTGTAACAGTATCATTCAGTATCCCGACAATTAATGAGGAGCTGCGAAGAAAGCTCGAACCCCGTACATCATCTGCCAAAACAAAACTGCAGGCACTCGACACCATTTCAAAAGAAGGAATTCCCACCCATGTAATGATTGCGCCTATGATACCGGGACTCAATACTATGGAGATACTGCCTATTACCGAAGCAATTGCAGAAAAAGGAGCTTTAGGATTTGGCTATACGTTAGTTAGGCTAAACGATACGGTTGAGCCTGTTTTTATTGATTGGTTAGAAGAACATTATCCCGACAGGAAAGAAAAGGTGCTTAACCAGATAGCATCGCTTCATGGCGGTAAGTTGGGTGAAAAAAGCGTTGCCAAACGAAAGGTGGGTGAAGGTAATATGGCAGAGATGATTCACAATACCTTTAAGATTGCGAGGCAAAAATATTTTAAGGGTAAAAAGATTCAACCATTGGCTACTCATCTATTTGATGGTACAAAAGGCGAGCAACTCAGGCTTTTTTAA